The proteins below are encoded in one region of Aulosira sp. FACHB-615:
- a CDS encoding phycobilisome rod-core linker polypeptide — translation MAIPLLEYKPSSQNQRVPGYEIPNENTPRPYRIENCASDGDVQELIWAAYRQLFSEHEILKFHRQGNLESQVKNRAITVRDFIRGLAKSEAFRGLVIETNSNYRLVEIALKRFLGRAPYNKDEEIAWSIKIATAGWDGFVDALIDSEEYLTNFGENIVPFQRRRYKDRPFNLVTPRYGNYWRDKLEDARYKEGDIKNFLALANSLSIRQVTYTPVNLTNIKIPDTTRETVPQGIPVSISSSANFPVR, via the coding sequence ATGGCAATACCTTTACTAGAATACAAACCCAGCTCTCAAAACCAGCGCGTCCCAGGTTACGAAATCCCCAACGAAAATACCCCCAGACCTTATCGCATCGAAAACTGTGCTAGTGATGGCGATGTTCAGGAATTAATTTGGGCAGCTTATCGTCAATTATTTAGCGAACATGAAATTTTAAAATTTCATCGCCAAGGCAATTTAGAGTCTCAGGTAAAAAATCGCGCCATTACTGTACGTGACTTTATTCGCGGTTTAGCCAAATCTGAAGCCTTTCGGGGTTTAGTCATCGAGACAAATTCTAACTACCGTTTAGTAGAAATTGCCCTGAAACGCTTTTTAGGTCGTGCGCCTTATAATAAAGACGAAGAGATTGCTTGGTCAATCAAAATAGCAACAGCTGGTTGGGATGGTTTTGTTGACGCTTTAATTGACTCAGAAGAATATCTCACCAACTTTGGCGAAAACATCGTTCCTTTCCAACGCCGCCGCTATAAAGATAGACCCTTCAACCTAGTTACCCCCCGCTACGGTAACTACTGGCGCGACAAGCTAGAAGATGCTCGCTACAAAGAAGGAGACATCAAAAACTTCTTGGCTTTGGCTAACTCCCTCAGCATCAGACAAGTTACTTACACGCCAGTTAACCTCACTAACATCAAAATTCCCGACACCACCAGAGAAACCGTACCCCAAGGT